GGCTCGAACTATAGTAAGCCACTTGCAGAATAGTCCTGAACCCCCAAAAGATGCCGATGCAGCCTGCCAGCCACCTGTAAACCGAGTTTGCCACGTGACTGCTCATTTCTCCTGCAAAGCGAAGTGTCATCACCGCAAAGATCGTGAGCGTGACAGAGATAAACCATGAGTGCACATGAAAAACCTCACGAATGAGTAACGGCATCCTGCCCAATTCGACCTTCCATTTGATTAGGCGAACCAGGAACAGGTTCAATATCGCAATCCCAAGCTGCATCGCGGCTGCAATTTGAAGGGCAACCTCAAGATTGGAACTGGACATGTCCATAAGTCATTTGAACTAGCCGCCACGTGAGCATCAATCCCTCTGAATCTGCACCTTGCGTCCAAGTCGCCAACGGTATTGGATCGGGTTGATCCGCGCGGCGAGATGGATCATGGTAATTCGAAAAATGCACTGGTGATGCTGTGCTCTGGGGCATGCTTTGCATCGTGCTGTGGGAGTCTGCAAACCTTGCCTATGCAGTTGCGACGTTTCGCCAATGTTCGATAAATGGTGCGAAAAGCCAGGAGCATACCTGGAAAGCGTGAAACTGCATAAATAGGAAATGCCCACCAAATCGTTCGCGCGATTTCAACCACTGCATCCGCTCCACCGATGTTTTTCCCATCTTGATTAAGCAACCGCATTTCATCCGGCAGTTGGCCTTCCTTCAGCCCGAGTTCCTTTCGAACCCATTCCACGTGAAAAGGAACGAGCCTGAAACCGCGACCTCGGAGAATTCGATAGGTGCGTCCCGCCCATGTGCGGCACAAAGCACAATCAGCATCGTAAACCACCCACCCTTTATATCTTTCTGTAATTTCCGTATTCACAGAAATCCTTTCGTAAAAAATTTTACTTCGCGGATAATCCCAAAAGCTTTAACCCTTTATCACCCAGTTTGGCGAACTTTGCCAGTGCACTGGCTGGCCATTGGCGAATCTGCGTGTACCAATTGCTGGTGGTCTCGAAAAAATCGGAAAGCTCCCTGAGCCGTTCCTTCGTGTACGGGTCCTTTTCCTTCTCCTGCTCACTTTCGGCGATACACTCGCGCAGCATGGCGAGAGTCGGGTCGATTTCCCGCCGCTTCCGCTCGTCCAAAACCAGGCGAAACATTTCCCACACATCCTTCATCGACTCGAAATGATCCCTCTTATCCCCCAGGACATGAACCATTCGAATGATACCCCACCCTTGAAGTTCCTTAAGGCTGGTGCTCACATTCGAACGAGCCACTGACAGGGTTTCGGCGATATCTTCAGCGTGCAAGGGTTTGGGTGAGATGTAGAGCAGAGCATGAATTTGCGCCACAGTGCGATTGATGCCCCAGCGAGTGCCCATCTCCCCCCAATGGAGGATGAACTTTTGTTGAACTGTTGATAGAGCAGGCATATTCACCTATTTCTGTCTATTCAGAAATTACCATAACACGAAGCGTCACGTCAACAATTTTATGTGGCTACTGAATCTTCACGGAACCCGTAAGATATAGCTTGGGCGAACTGGTCGAGTTTAAAGGATTGCTGCTGAAGTTCGCGGCTTCGAGTTTATAAACCCAATCTTCAATGAGTTGCAGTACAACTGACAAGTCCAGTCGTTCATGCACTGCCGGATATTTTTGCAGATTGGCTTGAGCCAATTTGAACAGTGCAGCCGAAGGCTTGAGCCGGTTTTTCTGTAGATGCACAAAGGCGCCGGCAAGCTGAATCATACCCTTATGAAATGAGTAATTCGGCCCTTTTCTATCGACCAGCCAAAGTTCTTCCAGGACATCGTGAGCTTCGAAGTACAAACCTTGATTGAAGCATTCAAAATAACCGAGGTAATGTGCATCCAGCTCCTGGCCTCGGCAGGCCTCGATTAACGCTGCAATCTTCGCGCTCTTTTTGCTCATTCAAAAACTCTAATCCATCTGCTTCGTTTGCCGCAATACCAGCTTAAATTTCTGACAATTACCTTATTGCGGGTAGTTTACGTCATTCGTGGATGGTTCGTCTAAAGCATGCTCGCTGGGCGCATTAATCCATGAAGCATTAGCGGAGGTGGCATTCCGGGGCTGCGCGGATTCGCAAAACCAAGTGTTTTTCCATCGGATTGCGCTGGCATTGAGCTGCGTCTGACCTGTTTAGACCAACCGGCTAAAGTTGACAACCACCCCCACCCTGCGACACTCTGAGCTTATGGCAAAACCAGCTTTGGGCCGCGGTCTCGGCGCACTGTTGGGAGGCTCCAATACTCCTGGAAAGCCTACCACCTCTGCTCCAGCGGCCATTACGACCAGCGCAGCACCCGTGCCCGACACGCGGGATCGAGTGCAACGCATTTCTTTGAATCGCATCCGTCCCTGCTCCTTTCAGCCTCGGAAGGCGTTTTCAGATGAGGCTTTACGCGAACTAGCCGACTCCATCAAGGAACAGGGTATCGTTCAACCCCTGATTGTTCGTGATCGGGGCGACCACTTTGAACTCATAGCCGGCGAACGTCGCTGGAGGGCCTCTCAATTGCTCGGCTTGGCGGAAGTCCCTGTAATCGTGCGCGAGGCTGACGATAAGTCAGTTTTGGAACTGGCCCTAATTGAGAACCTGCAGCGGGAAAACCTTAATCCACTGGAAGAAGCCCAGGGCTATTCACAGCTCATTGAGCAATTCCAACTAAAGCAGGATGATGTCGCCACTAAAGTAGGCAAAAGCCGCGCCGTCGTCGCGAACGCGCTCCGGTTGCTGAAACTGGCTCCCTCCATCCAGGAGCTAATTCGTAATGGCAAGCTTTCCGTAGGCCACGCGAAAGTTATTCTGGGGCTTCCCAGCGAGAAATTACAAAAGCAAGCCGCTGACAAAGTCATCAGAGACGGCTTGAACGTCCGCCAGACGGAAACACTGGTGGCCCACCTTCAGGCCTTGGGCCGTGCGACCACCAGCACTCCACCCTCGCCCGTCGCACCTGATGCAAATATTTTGGACCTGGAAAGCAAACTGCGCGAACGCTTTGGCACCAAGGTCCGCCTGAAATATGCCCAGGGCAAAGGTTCACTGGAGGTCGCCTTCTTTAGTGATGACGAATTGGAAAGGCTGCTGCAAATCGTCGGTGTAAAGGTGGATTGATCCTCGCGACTTTACCTGCATTTTAAAATACGCAAAAATTATCCCTTGATGAACTCGCCCGAACTACGTGACCGTTGTGCACAGCAGTTGCTTGCTGCCAGCAATCGCCCTTCAACACTTTCCGCCTTCGTTGGCCTTGATGGCTTTGTCGATGAAATCATTCATGTTGTAGATAAACGTGAAAACGCCGAGAACTATCAGCGTCTTCCCACCATAGCCAAACTCGCCGAACGCCTGCACGGAGCGGCGGGAATGAGCACCAACATTGAGTTGGTAAATCAGGTAATTAAACTCGGTGGTAATGGCCCCATCATGGCCAATGCCCTGGCAAGCTTTGGATTGCGTGTCACCTACCTCGGCACGCTTGGCTATCCCACCTTGCATCCGGTCTTCTCAAACTTTGCCCAACAGGCGGAGGTCTATTCCATCGCTGAACCCGGACACACGGATGCCCTCGAATTTGAAGATGGCAAGATCATGCTGGGCAAACATTATCCTCTGAAGGATGTAACCTGGCCGAATATACAGGCGCGATTTGGCCGGGAGAAATTCGAATCCAAATTTAGGAGTGCTGATTTGGTGGGATTTGTCAATTGGACCATGCTTCCATATATGAGTGATGTTTGGGCTTCGCTTCAGAAAGAGCTCTGCCCCGCTCTGAATGGCAGACGGCGCACCATGTTCATTGATTTGGCTGATCCTGAAAAGAGAACCAGGGAAGACATTTCGCGTGCGCTTCAGTTGATTGCAGGCTTTGAAAAATATTTCGACGTGGTGCTCGGCCTGAATGAAAAGGAAGCTGTCGCAATTGGTGAGGTTGTGGGGGTAAAAACAAGTGATCATTCACCCGAGGGCATGGCCAAACTGACCGCAGAGATAAATCGTTTGGTCCCCGTTAGCACAGTGGTTGTGCATCCAGTTACCTATGCTCTGGCCTCAAGCAAGCAGGTTGTATCATTGGTTGAGGGACCGTACGTGGCCAAACCCCTCATCACAACTGGTGCGGGTGATCATTTCAACTCCGGGTTTTGCCTGGGCAAATTACTCGGTTTTGAAAATGAACTTTGCGTTTTACTCGGTGTAACCACCAGCGGTCACTATGTGCGCACCGCCCACAGCCCCGGCATCAAGGATCTGTTACAGATGCTACAGAACTGGCCTGCAAAATAGGGATTGGCCCAGGCATTTACATCGATACTATCACATCAGCAAATGAGCTTGAAAGTTATCAAATATGGCCACCCTGTTTTGCGTAAAAAGGGTGAAAAGGTCACGCGAGTGACTTCGGAGATCAAACAGTTCATCAAGGACATGTTCGAAACCATGTATGAGTCTCGTGGCATCGGCCTGGCAGCGCAACAGGTCGCCAGGGCGGTCCAAATTACCGTCATCGATGTTCGTGGAATCACCGATCGTCCCTCCACGCTTGAGCTCAATGGCAAGCCAGCCAGTGTGGAGAAGTTTATGCCTTTGGTTTTGATTAACCCGGAAGTAAAACCTGTCGGCCCGAAGGTTGCAGGCACAGAAGGTTGCCTCAGTTTTCCAGAAATTTTCGCCGAAATCACCCGACCGGAAACGGTGGATGTGGTTGCGATGAATGAGAATGGCGAGCGTATCGAATTCCGGGCCGGCGGATTGCTGGCTCGCGCCGTGCAGCACGAAACCGATCACCTCAATGGAATTCTATTCATAGATCGGATGGACACGGAAACGAAACAGGAACTCAAGCCCGAGTTGGAGGAGCTTCAGGCACGCACGAAGGCAGAGCTGAAAAAGTCAAAGGAATAAGGCTTTAAGGCCTGTTCCGCTTTGGCTTAATATACCTTCCGTAAATTGGAAGGTAGAATGTTTAATTCGCTGCGGTATTTCGCAACGGTACGGCGGGCGATTACGATTCCCTTTTCCTGCAGCATTTTGACGATTTCCTGGTCTGAAAGTGGCTTGGTTGTGTCTTCCTTCTTGAACATCTCCGCAATCATGTCCTTCACGCTGGTGTTGGACAGACCTTCGCCGGAAGCAGTCTGGATGCCTGCGGTGAAGAAATACTTCATTTCGAAGATGCCTTGCGGTGTCTGCATGTATTTGCTGGAGACAGCACGACTGACCGTGGTTTCATGTACCCCCACGGCTTCTGCCACTTGCACCATCGTCATTGGTTTCAGCAGGGAAACGCCTTTTTCCATGAACTCGCGCTGACGTTTTACGATTTCAATGGCTATGTTGAGAATTGTTTGCTGCCGTTGATGCAGACTCTTGATGAGGAATTTTCCGGCGCGAATCTTCTCGCGAATATAATTGATTACCTCGGAGGAGTTACCCGATTGCGCCATGAGATCCTTGTATGTGTTGCTGATGCGCAAATGAGGAATCTGCTCATTATTGGTGGTTACCACAAAGTCATCTCCGACCTTGTTTACAAAAACTTCAGGGAGAATGTATTGGTGGTTATCCGCCAGAAAAGCCCGGCCAGGACGAGGCTCCAGCCGTCCGATGCTGGCAATTGCCTCCTGCACTTCATCTACCTCCAACCCCAAACCGCGGGCAATCTCCGGTATGCGCCTTTTGCCCAGCGCGTCCATGTAATCACGAATGATCTTGTATTCAATTGATTCCTGATCACCTGCTCGTTCCAACTGAAGAAGCAGACACTCACGCAGATCTCTGGCACCGACTCCTGGAGGATCAAACGTCTGGATAACCTTCAGAACTTCCTCGATTTTGACCGCCGGGATATTGGTGGAAAAGGAAAGCTCATCAATGTTCGCCTTGAGATATCCGTAGTCATCAATATTGCCAATGAGCATCTCCCCAATCGGCCGCAAATCTTCAGGAAGACCGGATTCCCGAACTTGTTCCAAAAGCACCTCCTGAAGCGAAGTTCCGGCCACCAGGGAATCGAACATGAACTGCCGTTTCTCCTCTTCATCAGCCGACTGGCGTGTAGGAGCATTGGTTGAGGCGTAATGATCGCGCCACTCCTGATCGAGTTGGGATAATTTCTCAAACTCCGCCAAAAACTCCTCGGTTTGAGGATCGGCCTTTTCCGTCGCCGGATCAAAAGTCACATCTGCCGGCGGCTCTGTCGGATCAACGGCTTCAACCTGTTCTCCATCATCTGTTTTTGCCCGCTCAGACTGATCCGTTTCCGGGGCCGCCACTTCCTCAAGGACCGGATTTTGCTGCAATTCGGTTTCCACCAACGCCTTAAGTTCGAGCGTCGGCGCTTGCAATAATGCCAGTGACTGCTGCATCTGGGGCGATAACACCAGTGACTGCGTCAGGCGCTGTGCCAGTTGTAAGCCTTGTGCCATGTAAATAGATTCTAAGGAATAATCCCAATAGCTCAAGCATGAACTGGTCTGATAATTGCTTTAGCCGCCTTCGTGCCATACAGTGATTTGTGATTGTCAATCCTAAATTAATTGTCTCGGGAAAATAAATTCGACCCGACGCCAGGCTAAAGAGCATGCAAAAAGCATTCTCCCGATGGAAAAAAGTTGCTCCGCCCCTTTGGCACCCTTACGGTCAGGCTGTGGCCGTTCAGTTGACCATTCTTGGAAGCGGATCAAGCGGTAACTCCGCCTATTTGGAGACCGAGGATGCCCGCATTCTTATTGATGCGGGATTCAGTGTCCGCCAGATTCGCCAGCGCCTGGCTACCATTGGCCGGGCACCCGAAGGCCTTTCAGGGATTCTTATCACGCACGAACACACGGATCACATTAACGGCTTGTTGGGCCTGGCCACGAAACTGAACATTCCCGTTTATTGCAACCGCCTTACGAAAGACGCCATCGAATACCAATTTCAAACCAAGCTTGATTGCCGTATTTTTGGAACCGGCAGCAGCTTTGAATTGGGCGATGTGATTATCGAAACTTTCAGCATCCCCCACGATGCCAGCGACCCGGTGGGATTTTTTATGCGTACCACCGCCGGCCAGATTGGCTTTTTGACCGATCTCGGGCATGCCACCAAGTTGGTTCTGGAGCGCGTGCGTGCGTCCAATGTTCTGGTGCTTGAATCCAATCACGATCTCAAACTGTTGCAGGAGTCCAGCCGTCCCTGGAGTTTGAAACAACGCATTGCCGGGCGCCATGGGCATCTTTCGAACACAGAAGCTGCTGATGCTGCTGAAGTAATCATGTCGGCTGACCTGCGGCACCTGTATTTGGGCCATCTTAGCCGCGAGTGTAACCGCCCTGAAATTGCGGAACGCACGATGCACGAAAAATTGCAGAAAATTGGCGCCACTCATGTCCGCATCGAGGTGACATCTCAAGACCTCCCCTGCTCAACTTTGACACTGGTCCCTCCGGCACCATTAGCCGCACCCCAACCACCTGTTCAGTCCCCGATCCAGATTCAACAGACATTGTTCTAGGTCAGGTCTGGTTAATCGTTTTTCCATTGCAGTGATTGAACCGTTGCCCCAATCTCAAAAATCTTTATGGAATGGTTTTACTCGCGCAACGGTCAGAAAACAGGGCCGGTGATTGACGCTCAATTTAAATTGTTGGTTAGCTCAGGACAAATTACTTCAGAAACGTTGGTATGGCGGGCTGGACTACCAGGTTGGTTACCCTATGGCAGGCTCGATGCCTCCGTTCCCCCTCCAATACCTCCTCAGCTACGAATTTGGCACAGTAAAAAATTACTGGTTATGGACCATAGTGCCCAACTGCCGGATCGTTGCATAAAATGTAACGCTCAGTCCAAAATCCGGTTGAAACGAAAGCTCTACTGGCACAGCCCCGCCTATTATTTACTAATTGTTGCCGGCGTGCTGGTTTATGCGATTGTCGCGATGGCCATTCGAAAAACTGCTGTCATTGAAGTCGGGCTATGCGATCTCCATTCCACAAAGAGAAGAAACGGCATCTGGATAAGTTGGGGCATATTTGCCTTGTCACTGGTTTTGATCGGCTTTGCAATTAGCCTCAAGAATGGATGGCCCGCACTTGCCGGGGGAATCGGCATTCTGGCGTCATTGGTTTACGCGGCCATTTCAAACACAACTGTCCATGCCAGCAGAATTGACGAACGTGTGTGGTTAAAAGGTGCCTGCGCCGATTATCTTTCCACTTTTCCACCAACCCAAAAGTAAATCAGAGGGTGTCTGACTATTCAGATACCAAAACTTTCTCGTAAACCTGGCGAATAGCACTGCGTATTCTCTGCAATTCCTTGCGAAATTCCTCTGGAGAAAAAAAACCGCACCTAATGGATACACGATAAAAAGGAGCCTCTTCCGTTGGCAGGACGGTTTCACCTTCAAAACTCCAGCGTCTTAAGATTCCTTCAATGCGACGAAGTTTCTTATAGTTTTCAATCAACAGGTGAGCGTCCTGCTTATCAATGACACCGTTGTCCCTGCCCTTTTCGAGCGCCTTAAGAGTATTCGGTTCCTGCCAACCATTCGCCAAACAGAGCGTCTGGGCTATAAACTCCGCATCCATCAATCCACCAAGCCCGGTCTTAATAGCCAGGGTATCCTGACCTGCCGGCGTGCGCTCCTTTTCGATGCGATAACGCATGTGCCGAATCTTTTCCTTCCACGCCGGTACGTAAGCGACCAAACCAGATTTGGTTTTTGCTGAGGCTCCAGGTTTGGCTTTCTGCAATTTACTGTGCTTCTTCGAAGTCCGTTTCGCAGTTTCCACGAAATTAGCAGCCACATTCGCTGGACGAAAATCTGTCAGGACCGCAACTAACTCCTGAAAGCGTCGGCCCAATTCCATATCTCCTGCCACAGCACGGATCCTGGAAATCGATTGAATCTCCCACAATTGCGCGCGGTGCCGATAATAATCCTCGTATGCCTCCAGGGTGTTAACCAGCAAACCCTTCTCTCCATCGGGACGCAACCGGGCATCGGTCAGGAAAACAATTCCTTGTTCTGTCCTTCCCGAAAGCATGTCCATTACCTCAGTCGCCATTTTTTGAAGTTTAGGCAGATCTTTTGGTGAAACATCAGTGATGAAGGTGATGTCCAGATCCGAACCATAATTTATCTCGGAGCCACCCAGCTTGCCGAGTCCGACAATCACGAACGGCGAACTTCTGATTTTATGTTTACGCAAAACCACTTCCAATGCGTATCGGAGACACGCATCAGCCAGACCGGAAAGTTCGGTAAGATTCTGTTCGAAATCAGCCAGACCAAGAATGTCGCGCAACCCAATTCGCATCAGTTCAGCTTGATGGTATCGACGCAGCCAGAGTCGCTGGTCAGGATCATCCTTCCCATAACGAAGATCAACCAGTGTTTCCTCGGAGCTTTTCCGCTGTCGCAAGCGACCACTCATAACCAACTCATCAACGAGATCGGGTGTCCGAATCGCCACCTCGGCCAAAAACTCAGACCGGTCGAAAAGCAGCAGGAGCAGCTCGAAAATGGAAGGGTTGCTATTCCATAGCTCAAACATGGTTGATCGAGCGCCATAAGCAGCGATAAAGTTGTCGAGGCGGGTTAGGACCCGGTCGGGATCGGACAATCTTCTTTCAATTACTTTTCTGTCGGCAGGCTTTTTGTCCGGCTTGGGACAAAGTGCAAAAAACCTGGGCAATAACTGCATAGCCAGATCCACCGTCCGGTTACTGACATGCACGTATCCCGGGCCATAAACAAATTCACCCAGTAGTTTGAAAGCTCGGTCAATCTGTTTGAAGGAGTTCCTTTCCAGAATCGCTTTCCATCAGCTTCGGCCTATCGAATTCGCGAGGCAAAATCTCCTCCGGCTCCGCGCCCTCAGATTTAAGTAATTTACCATAAATCCGGCGGACGTTTTGGGTGTGTTCTTTCGGGCAGATTCAAACTCCTTCAAACTCGAGTAACCCATCAATCCGGCCAGACATTCCTGTGCCGCTCGCGATACTGGGATGGTGTGAGTCTGTAGGTTGTTCTCCATTTGGAGGCGATGCTCCACGTCGCGCAGGAAATAGTAGGCTTCCTTCAAAACCTTGGCTTCGGCAGAGGGAAGCAAGTCGTAGCTTACCAGTTTGTCCAGAGTTGGAAGAGTTTGTGCACCTTGCAAAAAAGGAATCCTGCCGCCGTTTATCAGCTGAAGCGTTTGTGCAACGAACTCAATTTCTCGAATCCCACCTCGTCCGAGCTTGACGTTGCGGTCCAGTTCGCCGGCTTTGACGACCTCCGTTTCGATGCGATCCTTCATTGCCGCTATTTCTCGAATAACTCCTCCACCCAATGAGCGCGGGTAGCGGAATGGTTGAATCATTTCGAGGAATTCCGCGGCCAGAGCCTGATCCCCGGCCACACAACGGGTTTTTATCAGCATCATCCGCTCCCAGGTTTGTCCCCACTGCGCATAGTAATTCTCATAACTACCCAGAGACCTGACGAGCGGTCCGGCGTCGCCTTCAGGTCGCAAGCGCAGATCAATCCGATAAAGTGTGCCTTCGGCGGTCATCCGGCCAACTTCTGCAATGAACGTCTCCGCCAGACGAATGAAAAATTGATGGTTTGAAAAACTTCCGGAAACCGCTTTCGGCTTGGCTGGAGGAGCCTTGAAAACTTGCCCTTCGTCGCTATAGACGAAAATCACATCCACGTCAGAGCTGTAGTTAAGTTCCTGGCCACCGAGCTTACCCATTCCAAACACACAAAACCTGGTCGGAAGCCAGCGACCGTCCATGTCCTGATGGTAAGGCTGGCCCAGTCTTTCGATGAGTTGTTGATTACAGATTTGAAAAACGGTGCTCAGGCAGACGTCGGCCAGATCGGAAATCTCGCGCGTAATTTCGACCACTCCACCCAATCTGGCCAAATCCCGGGCGGCAATGCGCAAAGTCTCCCGTTGCTTGAAAAGGCGGAGTTGTTTGAGCCCCCCCGAATAATCCTGCGCCTTCAGCAGAGGCGTCATCCATTCGTTCACCTCCCGCCGCAGGCCCTGCTCGCGGCGTGCAAACTGCAAATGCTCAGGAGTCAGAACCGAAATCAATTCAGGATTTGACACCAACCATCCGCTGAGTGCCTGGGAACCACTCAATAATGCGCAGACAATTCGGGCCTGTTCCTCGGAGGCGTTTTCCAGGCTGCTGACTGCGTTCGTGGCAGCAAGAAGTCCCAGCTCATGCCTTGCTCTTTGTGGGACAGGACTGGACTTGATGGCTTTTTCCCAAACCGGATTCTTCATGACCAAAATAATTACAACTGAATTCTTTCGAGCACAACTTCCACCTTGGGCCGGGCTTCAGGACTTTTTATAGGTTTGAAGAGTGCGCGCAGAAAACCGATCCCATATAGAAGATGCGTTAGGAACATAAAGGGAATTGCACAGAAACTCTTTAGGATTCCTCCCTTGCCAATAAGAGCCATCGCCTGAACGATCAGTGCCAGCGCGTAGACTCCCAAGGGCACCAAGGCCATTTTCGCGAGTAAGGATGGCAGCCGGAAGGAAAATGCGAATAACACCATATAGACTGCCAACAGTACCAGATAAATACAAAATAATGGCGGAACAAAATTGGGTGCGGAACCCATCGTGGGATGCAGCTTGAACTGCTCCGCCCTGCCCCGCCCGTAGTTCAGCAACATTTTGCAAAATGCTTTGAGATCATGCCGAGGCCTGCGATAGACGATATGCTGAGGATCGTAGAGCAACTTCCCGCCACGTTTTTGTACCTCATCCATCAAGGCATTTTCCTCATTGGGATATAGCGACTCGTCAAAGCCTCCCAGTTCTAGCAGAGAATCTTTTCGTGCAATCAAATTGCAAAGAATCAATTCCTTCTCACCAGATTCTCGAACTTTGCCCACGGCGGCATATCTGGCACGACTTGGTCCAAAAGCGAGGAAGCTCGCATGGACCAAAGCAAATACTTGTTCGATGAATGGAGCGTCTGGCGGACACAAATTGGGTCCTCCGACCATTTTTACCAGGGGATCGGCAAAAACGCCGATCGTTTTACGCAAGTTTTCGCGTGGTGGAACAGAGTCGTCATCCAGAAAATAAATAAGTTCCCCTTGGGCCGCACGGATGGCCTGGTTGCGTTGCACTGAAGGTTGCTTTCCGCGCGCCACCAGAATCTCAAGTCTATCTCTTGGATAATCCAACTGACGCCCGGCAACAACAGCTTTGATCTCCGCCTGGCCGGGCCTGGCGGCAATCACAACTGTCACACTCGGAAGCGTTTCGCTCACGGCGCATAAACTAAGGCGCACC
The sequence above is drawn from the Pedosphaera parvula Ellin514 genome and encodes:
- a CDS encoding [glutamate--ammonia-ligase] adenylyltransferase: MKNPVWEKAIKSSPVPQRARHELGLLAATNAVSSLENASEEQARIVCALLSGSQALSGWLVSNPELISVLTPEHLQFARREQGLRREVNEWMTPLLKAQDYSGGLKQLRLFKQRETLRIAARDLARLGGVVEITREISDLADVCLSTVFQICNQQLIERLGQPYHQDMDGRWLPTRFCVFGMGKLGGQELNYSSDVDVIFVYSDEGQVFKAPPAKPKAVSGSFSNHQFFIRLAETFIAEVGRMTAEGTLYRIDLRLRPEGDAGPLVRSLGSYENYYAQWGQTWERMMLIKTRCVAGDQALAAEFLEMIQPFRYPRSLGGGVIREIAAMKDRIETEVVKAGELDRNVKLGRGGIREIEFVAQTLQLINGGRIPFLQGAQTLPTLDKLVSYDLLPSAEAKVLKEAYYFLRDVEHRLQMENNLQTHTIPVSRAAQECLAGLMGYSSLKEFESARKNTPKTSAGFMVNYLNLRARSRRRFCLANSIGRS
- a CDS encoding glycosyltransferase → MSETLPSVTVVIAARPGQAEIKAVVAGRQLDYPRDRLEILVARGKQPSVQRNQAIRAAQGELIYFLDDDSVPPRENLRKTIGVFADPLVKMVGGPNLCPPDAPFIEQVFALVHASFLAFGPSRARYAAVGKVRESGEKELILCNLIARKDSLLELGGFDESLYPNEENALMDEVQKRGGKLLYDPQHIVYRRPRHDLKAFCKMLLNYGRGRAEQFKLHPTMGSAPNFVPPLFCIYLVLLAVYMVLFAFSFRLPSLLAKMALVPLGVYALALIVQAMALIGKGGILKSFCAIPFMFLTHLLYGIGFLRALFKPIKSPEARPKVEVVLERIQL